In Alkalihalobacillus sp. FSL W8-0930, a single window of DNA contains:
- the purS gene encoding phosphoribosylformylglycinamidine synthase subunit PurS, translating to MYKVKVYVTLRESVLDPQGVAVQNALHTMEYKEVEEVRIGKYMELTLADTSNVDARVKEMCEKLLANTVIEDYSYDIEEVVSS from the coding sequence ATGTATAAAGTTAAAGTCTACGTAACGTTAAGAGAAAGTGTTCTTGATCCTCAGGGGGTAGCGGTTCAAAATGCGCTACACACAATGGAGTATAAGGAAGTAGAAGAAGTACGTATCGGAAAATACATGGAGCTGACACTTGCAGATACAAGCAATGTGGACGCTCGTGTAAAAGAAATGTGCGAGAAGCTTTTAGCGAATACCGTTATTGAAGACTATAGCTATGACATTGAGGAGGTTGTCTCTTCATGA
- the purQ gene encoding phosphoribosylformylglycinamidine synthase subunit PurQ — protein MKFAVIVFPGSNCDADMYHAIRDQLGEEVDYVWHNDTSLDGYDGILLPGGFSHGDYLRSGAIARFAPIMNAVIEAANAGVPVLGVCNGFQVLLEAGLLPGAMKRNEGLKFICRPVQLSVENADTLFTSTYTKGQEITIPVAHGEGNYECDEETYQALEANNQIVFRYSENVNGSRHQIAGIVNEAGNVLGMMPHPERAVEELLGSDQGLPLFQSILKNWRDSHVTTR, from the coding sequence ATGAAGTTTGCGGTCATAGTATTTCCAGGCTCAAACTGTGACGCGGATATGTACCATGCGATCCGCGACCAGCTTGGGGAAGAGGTAGATTACGTGTGGCACAACGATACCTCACTTGATGGGTATGATGGCATTCTCTTGCCGGGTGGTTTCTCACATGGAGACTACTTGCGTTCAGGTGCCATTGCTAGATTTGCTCCAATTATGAATGCGGTCATTGAAGCGGCAAATGCAGGCGTACCCGTTCTTGGTGTTTGTAATGGATTCCAGGTTCTCTTGGAGGCTGGATTGCTTCCGGGTGCCATGAAGCGTAACGAGGGACTTAAATTTATCTGTCGTCCGGTACAACTATCGGTAGAAAACGCAGATACATTATTCACTTCAACTTATACAAAGGGGCAAGAGATTACGATTCCAGTCGCACATGGTGAAGGAAACTATGAATGTGACGAAGAAACGTATCAAGCTCTTGAAGCAAATAATCAAATTGTGTTCCGTTATAGCGAGAATGTAAATGGATCTCGTCATCAAATTGCAGGAATTGTGAACGAGGCAGGAAATGTACTCGGTATGATGCCTCACCCAGAGCGTGCTGTAGAAGAACTTCTTGGCAGTGATCAAGGGCTACCATTATTTCAATCTATTCTAAAAAACTGGAGGGACTCTCATGTCACTACTCGTTGA
- the purL gene encoding phosphoribosylformylglycinamidine synthase subunit PurL translates to MSLLVEPTSEQVKKEKLYQAMGLTDDEFQLVEEILGRTPNYTETGLFSVMWSEHCSYKNSKVLLKKFPVTGEKVLQGPGEGAGIIDIGDEQAVVFKIESHNHPSAIEPYQGAATGVGGILRDVFSMGARPISILNSLRFGELTSPKVRYLFEEVVAGIAGYGNCIGVPTVGGEVQFDPCYEGNPLVNAMCVGLIDHKDIQKGQAKGVGNTVMYVGASTGRDGIHGATFASEELSESSEEKRPAVQVGDPFMEKLLLEACLELIQSDALVGIQDMGAAGLTSSSAEMASKAGSGIVMNLDLIPQREKGMTAYEMMLSESQERMLIVVQKGREAEIKEIVDRWGLLSAEVGYVTDDKRLRLMHNGEVAADVPVDALAEEAPVYHKPSSVPAYYKEFQEQAAYVPKVEDFNETLLKLLAQPTIASKEWVYDQYDYMVQTNTVVSPGSDAAVVRIRDTRKALAMTTDCNSRYLYLDPEVGGKIAVAEAARNIVASGGVPLGVTDCLNYGSPDKPEIFWQLETSTDGMSEACRTLETPVIGGNVSLYNETTGGAIYPTPVIGMVGLIEDLDHITTQDYKAVGDLVYLLGETKPEFSGSELQKLQEGRIFGKAPEIDLSLEKARLEQLLKAIQSGLVASAHDVSEGGLAVALAEGMTSGTFGVRVQQEGTNPVNLFAESQSRFVVTISPEHRTAFEAIVDAECIGEVTNENQLVVCDENGKAVLDVSQEEIVKAWKGAIPCLLK, encoded by the coding sequence ATGTCACTACTCGTTGAACCAACATCTGAACAGGTAAAAAAAGAAAAGCTGTATCAGGCTATGGGTTTAACTGATGATGAATTCCAGCTTGTTGAAGAGATTTTAGGGCGTACCCCTAACTATACAGAAACCGGATTATTCTCAGTTATGTGGTCAGAGCATTGCAGCTACAAAAACTCAAAGGTTCTTCTTAAGAAGTTCCCTGTAACAGGTGAAAAGGTTCTTCAAGGACCTGGTGAAGGTGCAGGAATTATTGATATTGGTGATGAACAGGCGGTTGTTTTTAAAATTGAAAGCCACAACCACCCTTCAGCGATTGAGCCTTATCAAGGAGCTGCAACCGGAGTTGGCGGAATTTTGCGTGATGTGTTCTCCATGGGAGCACGACCAATCTCGATATTAAATTCTCTTCGTTTTGGTGAACTAACGTCTCCAAAGGTTCGCTACCTATTTGAAGAGGTTGTTGCGGGTATTGCAGGATACGGAAACTGTATCGGTGTCCCAACAGTAGGGGGAGAAGTACAATTTGATCCTTGTTATGAAGGAAACCCTTTAGTGAATGCAATGTGTGTTGGTTTAATTGACCATAAAGACATTCAAAAAGGGCAAGCAAAAGGTGTAGGAAACACAGTGATGTACGTTGGCGCAAGCACAGGCCGGGACGGGATCCACGGTGCAACCTTTGCATCTGAGGAGTTAAGTGAAAGTTCAGAAGAGAAACGCCCAGCCGTTCAAGTAGGCGACCCATTTATGGAAAAGCTTTTACTTGAAGCATGCCTTGAGTTAATTCAAAGTGATGCGTTAGTTGGGATTCAAGACATGGGAGCGGCAGGACTAACATCGTCTTCTGCTGAGATGGCTAGTAAAGCTGGTTCTGGAATTGTGATGAACCTAGACCTGATTCCACAACGTGAAAAAGGCATGACTGCTTATGAGATGATGTTATCTGAATCTCAAGAGCGTATGCTTATCGTTGTGCAAAAAGGAAGAGAAGCTGAAATCAAAGAAATCGTCGATCGTTGGGGACTACTTTCAGCAGAGGTTGGTTACGTAACAGACGATAAACGTCTTCGTTTGATGCATAACGGCGAGGTAGCGGCAGATGTTCCTGTAGATGCACTAGCTGAAGAAGCACCTGTTTATCACAAGCCTTCATCTGTACCAGCTTATTACAAGGAGTTCCAAGAACAAGCTGCTTATGTACCTAAAGTAGAAGACTTTAATGAAACATTACTTAAACTACTAGCTCAGCCAACCATTGCGAGTAAGGAATGGGTCTATGATCAATACGACTACATGGTTCAAACAAACACGGTGGTATCACCTGGTTCCGATGCAGCTGTTGTGCGCATCCGTGATACACGTAAAGCACTTGCGATGACAACAGATTGTAATTCACGTTATCTATATCTAGATCCTGAAGTGGGTGGCAAGATTGCTGTAGCCGAGGCGGCTCGTAACATCGTCGCATCTGGTGGCGTACCTCTTGGAGTAACGGATTGCTTAAACTACGGTAGCCCTGATAAGCCTGAGATCTTCTGGCAGCTTGAAACATCAACAGACGGAATGAGTGAAGCGTGCCGTACGCTTGAAACACCGGTTATCGGTGGAAACGTTTCTCTTTACAATGAAACAACTGGTGGAGCGATTTACCCAACGCCTGTAATCGGTATGGTTGGACTAATTGAGGATCTTGATCATATTACAACGCAGGACTACAAGGCAGTTGGCGATCTTGTTTATCTTTTAGGCGAAACAAAACCTGAGTTTAGTGGAAGTGAGCTTCAAAAGCTTCAAGAAGGACGTATTTTCGGTAAGGCGCCTGAGATTGATTTATCTCTTGAGAAAGCTCGTTTAGAACAGCTTTTAAAAGCAATTCAATCTGGTCTCGTTGCATCTGCTCATGATGTATCTGAAGGTGGTCTTGCGGTTGCATTAGCAGAAGGAATGACATCTGGTACATTTGGTGTTCGCGTTCAACAAGAAGGTACAAACCCGGTTAACCTTTTTGCAGAAAGTCAGTCTCGTTTTGTTGTGACTATTTCTCCTGAACATCGTACAGCCTTTGAAGCGATTGTAGATGCGGAATGTATTGGTGAAGTCACAAATGAGAATCAATTAGTTGTATGTGACGAGAACGGCAAGGCAGTTCTTGATGTGTCACAAGAAGAAATCGTTAAGGCTTGGAAAGGAGCCATTCCATGTTTGCTGAAATAA
- the purH gene encoding bifunctional phosphoribosylaminoimidazolecarboxamide formyltransferase/IMP cyclohydrolase, translated as MSKKRALISVSKKEGLVPFVQGLVEQGIEVISTGGTKKALEEAGVPVIGISEVTGFPEILDGRVKTLHPNIHGGLLAMREKAEHQEALKTHSIDPIDFVVVNLYPFAETIAKEGSTFEDAIENIDIGGPSMLRSAAKNHNHVTVVVDPSDYEHVLAELKENGAVNGDTRRRLAAKVFRHTAAYDAMIGSYLTEAVGEEYPESLTLTYERSQSLRYGENPHQKAAFYKSAQGDKSSIANATQLHGKELSYNNIGDANAALEIVKEFSEPAAVAVKHMNPCGVGTGETIEQAFNRAYEADSVSIFGGIIALNREVDAVTAEKMSTIFLEVIIAPSFTEEAKAILTKKKNIRLLQLAIETTEKAVNKVTSVQGGLLVQEEDKPEVDETSWTVPTKRQPTGDEWTALKLGWKVVKHVKSNAIVLTNGEMTVGVGAGQMNRVGAAGIAIEQAGERANGSALASDAFFPMGDTVEAAGKAGVKAIIQPGGSIRDEESVQKADEYGIAMVFTGTRHFKH; from the coding sequence ATGAGTAAGAAACGAGCATTAATCAGTGTATCTAAAAAAGAAGGATTAGTACCATTTGTTCAAGGACTCGTAGAACAAGGCATTGAAGTCATCTCTACAGGTGGAACAAAAAAAGCGCTTGAAGAAGCCGGTGTCCCTGTGATCGGTATTTCAGAAGTGACGGGCTTCCCTGAAATTCTTGATGGACGAGTTAAAACCCTTCATCCAAACATCCATGGTGGCTTACTTGCGATGCGTGAGAAAGCGGAGCACCAGGAAGCTCTTAAAACACACTCGATTGATCCAATTGATTTTGTTGTCGTAAACCTATATCCATTTGCTGAGACAATTGCGAAGGAAGGCTCTACATTTGAAGACGCCATTGAAAATATCGATATCGGTGGGCCAAGCATGCTTCGTTCAGCAGCAAAGAATCACAACCACGTAACAGTTGTTGTCGATCCTTCCGACTATGAGCATGTGTTAGCTGAACTAAAAGAAAATGGAGCAGTTAACGGAGACACGCGTCGTCGTTTAGCAGCAAAAGTTTTCCGTCACACAGCTGCGTATGATGCGATGATTGGAAGCTATTTAACTGAAGCGGTGGGAGAAGAATACCCTGAATCTCTAACCCTTACATATGAGCGCAGTCAATCTCTTCGTTATGGAGAGAACCCACACCAAAAAGCAGCATTTTACAAATCTGCTCAAGGAGACAAGAGCTCAATCGCAAATGCGACACAGCTTCACGGCAAGGAGCTCTCTTACAATAATATTGGTGATGCGAATGCAGCTCTTGAGATTGTAAAGGAATTTTCTGAACCAGCAGCTGTCGCTGTAAAACACATGAATCCATGTGGAGTCGGTACAGGTGAAACAATTGAACAAGCATTCAACCGTGCGTACGAAGCAGATTCTGTATCCATTTTTGGTGGAATCATTGCATTGAATCGCGAAGTAGATGCTGTGACTGCTGAGAAGATGTCTACCATTTTCTTAGAAGTGATTATCGCTCCTAGCTTTACAGAAGAAGCAAAAGCGATCTTAACAAAAAAGAAAAATATCCGCTTACTTCAGCTTGCTATTGAGACAACAGAAAAAGCAGTGAACAAAGTCACATCTGTTCAAGGTGGATTGCTCGTACAAGAGGAAGACAAGCCAGAGGTAGATGAGACGAGCTGGACTGTTCCAACGAAACGTCAGCCAACAGGAGACGAATGGACAGCCTTAAAGTTAGGCTGGAAGGTTGTAAAGCATGTGAAATCCAATGCGATCGTATTAACAAACGGTGAAATGACAGTAGGTGTTGGAGCTGGACAAATGAACCGTGTTGGTGCGGCAGGAATTGCCATTGAACAAGCAGGTGAACGTGCAAACGGCTCAGCGCTTGCATCCGATGCATTCTTCCCAATGGGTGACACAGTGGAAGCAGCAGGAAAAGCAGGAGTCAAAGCGATTATTCAGCCGGGTGGATCGATCCGTGACGAAGAATCGGTTCAAAAAGCGGACGAATACGGCATTGCTATGGTATTCACTGGAACACGTCACTTTAAACACTAA
- the purM gene encoding phosphoribosylformylglycinamidine cyclo-ligase, with protein MSDAYKQAGVDIEAGYESVKRMGQHVKRTARAGVLGGLGGFGGNFDLSSLNYKEPVLVSGTDGVGTKLMLAFMMDKHDTIGVDAVAMCVNDIVVQGAEPLYFLDYIACGKADPERIEAIVKGVADGCEQAGCALIGGETAEMPGMYDPEEYDLAGFSVGAVEKSALITGDAIKPGNVVIGLSSSGLHSNGFSLVRHVLLEKAGYALTDQVDGLEDTLGEVLLTPTKIYVKPLLAAIKHHTVNGLAHITGGGFYENVPRMLPSGTKVEIDNGSWPVPSIFNVLEREGELSEKDLFSTFNMGIGMMLVVPEDEHLDVIRTLESEGEQAYIIGRVSRGEGVTIGGIDS; from the coding sequence ATGTCAGATGCATACAAACAAGCCGGTGTTGATATTGAAGCAGGCTATGAATCAGTAAAACGAATGGGACAGCACGTGAAAAGAACAGCTCGTGCAGGTGTTCTTGGAGGTCTAGGTGGATTCGGAGGCAACTTCGATTTATCTTCTCTAAACTACAAAGAACCGGTCCTTGTATCCGGAACAGACGGTGTAGGAACAAAGCTTATGCTTGCTTTTATGATGGATAAGCATGACACAATCGGTGTAGATGCCGTTGCGATGTGTGTGAACGATATTGTTGTTCAGGGTGCAGAGCCGCTTTATTTCCTTGATTACATCGCATGTGGAAAGGCTGATCCAGAGCGAATCGAAGCCATTGTCAAAGGAGTGGCAGATGGCTGTGAACAAGCTGGCTGTGCTCTTATTGGAGGCGAAACAGCTGAAATGCCGGGTATGTATGATCCGGAGGAATACGATCTAGCAGGATTTTCTGTTGGAGCTGTAGAGAAGTCCGCACTGATTACGGGCGATGCAATCAAGCCTGGCAATGTTGTCATTGGTCTAAGTTCAAGCGGCTTACACAGCAATGGTTTTTCACTTGTGAGACATGTGCTACTTGAAAAAGCAGGGTATGCTCTTACCGATCAAGTGGATGGTTTAGAGGACACATTGGGTGAAGTGTTACTAACTCCAACTAAGATCTATGTGAAGCCATTACTTGCTGCGATTAAACACCACACTGTAAACGGGCTTGCTCACATTACAGGCGGTGGTTTCTATGAAAATGTTCCGAGAATGCTGCCATCAGGTACAAAAGTAGAGATTGATAACGGCTCTTGGCCAGTTCCTTCCATCTTTAATGTGCTAGAAAGAGAAGGAGAATTGAGTGAAAAAGATCTTTTCTCTACTTTTAATATGGGAATTGGAATGATGCTTGTTGTTCCAGAAGATGAGCACCTTGATGTCATTCGTACACTTGAGTCAGAAGGTGAGCAGGCCTACATCATTGGGCGTGTGTCTCGCGGCGAAGGTGTAACTATTGGAGGCATTGATTCATGA
- the purC gene encoding phosphoribosylaminoimidazolesuccinocarboxamide synthase has protein sequence MEKQQQLYEGKAKRIYQTSEPGVLWVTYKDDATAFNGEKKDTLEGKARLNNEISTLIFTHLNEKGLHSHFIRRLSDTEQLVRQVEIVPLEVVVRNVVAGSMAKRLGIEEGTPLVEPIVEFYYKDDSLGDPLITEDHVYLLGAATAEEVESLKIQAKKVNELLVELFAGIGVRLVDFKLEFGRTDEGKLLLADEISPDTCRLWDIKTNQKLDKDLFRRNLGSLQDGYQEILTRLGGQ, from the coding sequence ATGGAAAAACAGCAGCAGCTTTACGAAGGAAAGGCAAAACGAATTTATCAAACGTCTGAACCGGGTGTTCTTTGGGTCACGTATAAGGATGACGCAACAGCATTTAACGGAGAGAAAAAGGACACGCTTGAAGGTAAGGCGAGATTAAATAATGAGATTTCCACGTTAATCTTTACTCATTTAAATGAAAAAGGGCTTCATAGTCACTTCATTCGGAGATTATCTGACACGGAGCAACTTGTTCGTCAGGTGGAGATCGTTCCACTTGAAGTGGTTGTCCGAAATGTCGTTGCTGGAAGCATGGCAAAGCGTCTTGGAATAGAAGAAGGCACGCCACTTGTTGAACCAATCGTTGAGTTCTACTACAAAGATGATTCGTTAGGTGATCCACTTATCACAGAGGATCATGTGTATCTCTTAGGGGCAGCAACAGCCGAAGAGGTTGAATCTCTTAAAATTCAAGCCAAAAAAGTAAATGAGTTATTAGTAGAGTTGTTTGCAGGAATTGGTGTAAGACTCGTTGATTTTAAACTAGAGTTTGGTCGTACAGACGAAGGGAAGCTGCTGTTGGCTGATGAAATTTCACCTGACACATGTCGTCTTTGGGACATTAAAACAAACCAGAAGCTAGATAAAGATCTGTTTCGTCGTAATCTAGGAAGCTTGCAAGATGGATATCAGGAAATACTAACACGCTTGGGAGGCCAATAA
- the purB gene encoding adenylosuccinate lyase, which translates to MIERYTRPEMGAIWTDENRYNAWLEVEIVACEAWSELGMIPKEDVQKIREHASFDIARILEIEEETRHDVVAFTRAVSETLGEERKWVHYGLTSTDVVDTALSYLLKQANDILAADLDRFLEILKNKAIEHKYTVMMGRTHGVHAEPTTFGLKLGLWYEEMKRNIERFKHAAEGVRFGKLSGAVGTYANIDPQIEQLVCEKLGLNAAPISTQTLQRDRHAEYMATLALIATSVEKFAVEIRGLQKSETREVEEFFAKGQKGSSAMPHKRNPIGSENMTGLARLIRGYMLTAYENVPLWHERDISHSSAERVILPDATIGLNYMLNRFSNIVKNLTVFPENMKRNMTRTYGLIYSQRVLLSLIDKGMVREEAYDLVQPKATQAWEEGIQFRELVDAEERITAVLSKEEIDECFNYEHHLKHVDTIFNRLGLQ; encoded by the coding sequence ATGATTGAACGTTATACTCGTCCGGAAATGGGCGCCATTTGGACTGATGAAAACCGTTATAATGCTTGGCTAGAGGTTGAGATTGTTGCGTGTGAAGCATGGTCTGAGCTAGGAATGATTCCAAAGGAAGATGTTCAAAAGATTCGCGAGCATGCGAGCTTTGACATTGCACGAATTCTTGAAATTGAAGAAGAGACAAGACACGATGTGGTTGCCTTTACACGTGCGGTATCTGAAACACTTGGAGAAGAGCGCAAATGGGTTCATTACGGACTGACGTCAACAGATGTTGTAGATACAGCCCTTTCTTATTTACTTAAACAAGCAAATGATATTTTAGCTGCAGACTTAGATCGTTTTCTAGAAATCTTAAAAAACAAAGCTATTGAACATAAGTACACAGTAATGATGGGACGTACGCACGGTGTTCATGCAGAGCCAACAACATTTGGATTGAAGCTTGGCTTATGGTATGAGGAAATGAAACGTAACATTGAGCGCTTTAAACACGCAGCGGAGGGCGTACGTTTTGGTAAGCTGTCTGGTGCCGTTGGAACCTATGCCAACATTGACCCACAGATTGAACAGCTTGTTTGTGAGAAGCTTGGTCTGAATGCAGCACCAATCTCTACTCAAACCTTGCAACGTGATCGTCACGCAGAATATATGGCGACTCTTGCACTGATTGCAACGTCTGTAGAGAAATTTGCTGTTGAAATTCGTGGTCTTCAAAAGAGTGAGACGCGTGAAGTTGAAGAATTTTTTGCAAAAGGTCAAAAAGGATCTTCTGCAATGCCGCACAAGCGTAACCCAATCGGTTCTGAAAATATGACTGGGCTTGCTCGTTTAATTAGAGGCTACATGCTGACAGCCTACGAAAACGTACCATTATGGCACGAACGTGATATCTCTCACTCATCTGCTGAACGAGTGATTCTGCCGGATGCAACGATTGGTCTGAACTACATGTTAAATCGTTTCTCAAATATCGTGAAGAATCTTACTGTTTTCCCTGAAAACATGAAGCGTAACATGACGCGCACATACGGGCTTATTTACTCTCAACGCGTGCTTCTTTCTCTTATTGATAAAGGCATGGTTCGTGAGGAAGCCTATGACCTTGTTCAACCAAAAGCCACACAAGCGTGGGAAGAAGGTATTCAATTCCGCGAGCTTGTTGATGCAGAAGAGCGCATTACAGCGGTGCTATCTAAGGAAGAAATTGACGAATGCTTTAACTATGAACATCACTTAAAGCATGTAGATACGATTTTTAATCGCCTTGGCTTACAGTAA
- the purF gene encoding amidophosphoribosyltransferase, which yields MFAEIKGLNEECGVFAVWGHKDAAQITYYGLHSLQHRGQEGAGIVVSDGDTLNVHKGLGLVNEVFDQQTLHSLHGSAAIGHVRYATAGGGGFANVQPLMFRSQVGGLAIAHNGNIVNANNLKLQLENQGSIFQSTSDTEVLAHLIKRSGYWSLEDQFRHALAMLKGAYAFAVMNEHQLIVAMDPNGLRPLAIGRIGEAYVVASETCAFDIIGATYERDVLPGEMVIIDDNGLRSEQYDKSPNPAICSMEYVYFARPDSNVETINVHTARKQLGKQLAIEAPIEADVVTGVPDSSISAAIGYAEQTGIPYELGLIKNRYVGRTFIQPSQELREQGVKMKLSAVRGVVEGKRVVMIDDSIVRGTTSRRIVNMLKEAGALEVHVRISSPPIKHPCFYGIDTSTTSELIASQHSLEEMRDMMGADSLAFLSTDGLMKGIGRNPEMSNCGQCLACFTGEYPTEIYADTVHPHAKV from the coding sequence ATGTTTGCTGAAATAAAAGGCTTAAATGAAGAGTGTGGAGTATTTGCTGTTTGGGGACATAAAGACGCAGCGCAAATTACGTATTATGGTTTGCATAGTCTTCAGCATCGAGGTCAGGAAGGAGCAGGCATCGTTGTTTCTGACGGAGACACGTTGAATGTTCATAAAGGACTTGGTCTCGTAAATGAAGTCTTTGACCAGCAAACCTTACATTCTCTTCACGGCTCTGCGGCGATCGGTCATGTTCGTTATGCTACAGCTGGCGGCGGTGGATTCGCGAATGTACAGCCACTGATGTTTCGTTCACAGGTAGGCGGACTGGCCATTGCACACAACGGAAACATTGTGAATGCCAACAACCTTAAGCTTCAGCTTGAAAACCAAGGAAGTATCTTTCAATCTACATCCGATACAGAAGTACTCGCGCATCTCATTAAGCGTAGCGGCTATTGGTCTTTAGAAGACCAATTCCGCCATGCACTTGCCATGCTTAAAGGAGCCTATGCGTTTGCGGTGATGAATGAACATCAACTCATTGTTGCAATGGATCCAAATGGTCTGAGACCACTTGCTATTGGTCGCATTGGGGAAGCATACGTTGTCGCTTCTGAAACCTGTGCCTTTGATATCATCGGTGCAACATATGAACGTGACGTATTGCCTGGAGAAATGGTGATTATTGATGACAACGGATTACGTAGTGAACAATATGACAAATCACCGAATCCTGCGATCTGTAGCATGGAGTATGTGTACTTTGCTCGCCCTGATAGCAACGTTGAAACCATCAACGTTCATACGGCGAGAAAACAGCTGGGGAAACAGCTTGCCATTGAAGCACCAATCGAAGCAGATGTGGTAACTGGTGTGCCGGATTCTAGTATTTCAGCAGCCATTGGCTATGCCGAGCAAACAGGAATCCCTTATGAACTTGGATTAATTAAGAACCGCTATGTTGGACGTACGTTCATTCAGCCTTCACAGGAGCTACGTGAGCAAGGTGTGAAGATGAAGCTTTCAGCCGTACGTGGGGTTGTTGAAGGCAAACGAGTAGTTATGATCGATGACTCCATTGTTCGCGGGACTACGAGCCGGAGAATTGTGAATATGTTGAAGGAAGCTGGAGCCCTTGAGGTTCATGTGCGCATCAGTTCGCCTCCGATTAAGCATCCATGTTTCTACGGAATTGATACATCGACCACTTCAGAACTTATTGCTTCGCAGCATTCATTAGAAGAGATGCGTGACATGATGGGTGCAGATAGCTTAGCCTTTTTAAGCACAGATGGGTTAATGAAGGGAATTGGACGCAATCCGGAAATGAGTAATTGTGGTCAATGTTTGGCTTGCTTTACAGGAGAATATCCAACAGAAATTTATGCAGATACAGTTCATCCACACGCAAAGGTGTAA
- the purN gene encoding phosphoribosylglycinamide formyltransferase — translation MKIAVFASGTGSNAEALMQAASQKQLGGEVALLISDKPGAGALEKAERYGVPAIALAPKDFPTKADYEAKVVSHLHEYGVEFVCLAGYMRLIGSTLLDAYEGLIVNIHPSLLPAFPGLDAVGQALEAGVSETGVTIHYVDAGMDTGPIIAQDKIVIEETDSSEDVFKKIQEIEHKLYPQTVKQIMERKVVGGDGQK, via the coding sequence ATGAAGATCGCTGTATTTGCTTCAGGTACAGGCTCAAATGCAGAGGCTCTAATGCAAGCCGCATCCCAAAAGCAACTAGGCGGCGAGGTCGCGCTTCTTATTTCTGATAAGCCGGGAGCTGGTGCGCTTGAAAAAGCTGAACGCTACGGGGTTCCTGCTATTGCGTTAGCGCCAAAGGACTTTCCAACGAAAGCAGATTATGAAGCAAAAGTAGTCTCTCATTTGCACGAGTACGGTGTGGAATTTGTCTGTCTAGCAGGATATATGAGATTGATTGGTTCCACCTTGCTAGATGCATACGAGGGACTAATTGTGAACATCCACCCATCGCTTTTACCAGCTTTTCCTGGATTAGACGCAGTGGGGCAGGCACTCGAAGCAGGAGTAAGTGAAACCGGTGTAACCATTCATTATGTTGATGCAGGCATGGATACTGGACCGATTATTGCCCAAGATAAAATTGTCATTGAAGAGACCGATTCAAGTGAAGATGTGTTCAAAAAGATTCAAGAAATTGAACATAAGCTGTATCCGCAAACGGTTAAGCAAATCATGGAGAGAAAAGTTGTAGGAGGAGACGGACAAAAATGA